A stretch of DNA from Phycisphaerae bacterium:
GTTGGCCAGTTGGGAGGGCGAATCGGTCATCAGAAGACAGATCGAGGCTTTTGATCCTCGACCGACGCGCCCGCGAAGTTGGTGCAAGGCCGCCAAGCCATAGCGATCGGCGTGCTGAACGACCATGACCGTGGCGTTCGGCACGTCGACCCCGACCTCGATAACCGTTGTACACACGAGGGCATCAAGACGGCCGGCGGCGAATTCCCGCATCACCGTCTGCTTCTCGGCGTTTTTCATGCGTCCGTGGAGCAAGCCCACCCTGCTTCCCGGCAGCAGATCCCGGGCCACCCGGTCGACCTCCGCGGTGGCTGCCTTGAGATCCAGTTCGTCGGACTCCTCAACGAGCGGGTAAACCACATAGGCCTGATCGCCCTCGCGGATCCGATGTCGGACCGCCAGCCATGCTTCCGCTTCCTCCTTCGGACGCACGATCTTCGTGTGGATCGGCTGACGTCCGGGGGGCGACGAGTCGATCGTGGAGATGTCCAGGTCGCCGAAGACGGTCATCGACAGCGTCCGCGGAATCGGCGTTGCGGTCATGACGAGATAGTGCGGAAGCAGCGAGGCAGCACCATGGCGGCTTCTCGTTTTCTTGCTTCGCATTATGGCCCGCTGAGAAACGCCGAATTTGTGCTGCTCGTCAACGATCACCAGGCCGAGATCCGCAAACTCAACAGTTTTTTCCAGCAATGCCTGGGTTCCGACGACGAGGTTTGTCGTTCCCTTGGCAACGGATTCCAGGAGCCTGTCTCGTTGAGATCTGGGCGTGTTGCCGGTCAGGAGGCACCTTTCGACGCGACTGCCGGCCAGGTATCGCTCGATTCCGGCAAAGTGCTGTGCGGCCAGGACCTCCGTCGGCGCCAGTATGGCACATTGCGTCTTGTTGGCGATGGCCGTCAGGGCCGCGTACAAGGCGACCACGGTTTTTCCGCTACCGACGTCGCCTTGCAGCAGCCGGGTCATTGGTCTGTCGCGTGCCAGATCGGCGCAGATCTCGGCGATGACTCTGTTTTGTGCGGCGGTCAGCGGAAACGGGAAGCGGCGGCGGATTCTTTGGTCGATCTCGGGGGTCACCGGCAGTCTTGGCGCCTTCGCTCCGGTGGCCGTCCATCGGCGCTGCAGGGCAATCGCCAATTGCATGGCGAACAGCTCGTCGTAGGCCAAGCGTCGTCGGGCTTCGATTACCTGTTCCGGATTGTCCGGCCGATGCATGCGCCAAATGGCTTCGCGACGACCGATCAGTTGCCGACGTTTGCGCAGAGTTTCCGGCAGGGTCTCGTCGATGGAATTGAGCGTTTCTTTGAGGGCGTTGTCGACGATTCGAGCTATGTGGGTGGTCGATAGCGAGGCGGTGGCCTTGTAGATCGGCACCACCCGCTCGAAATCCCACGTCTTGGGATCGGCCTGGGGATCGAGCTGCTCGACGGTCGGGTTGACAAACTGGGCAAGGGCCTCGAATTCGCCGACCTGCCCGTGAATCCGTAGCACCTGCCCCCGGTGGAAGCGGTCTCGCAGGTAGGGGGCGTTGAACCAAGCGACCCGGACGGTCCCGGTCCCGTCGCTCAGTCTCAGAGTAACGCTTGGGCCGCCGTGGCGGGTGAGGTTGCTCCGAACCGAGTCAACGATGCCGATAACCGTCGCATTGGCGTCAAGAACCAAGCTGTCGATGGATTGAGGCCGACGCT
This window harbors:
- the recG gene encoding ATP-dependent DNA helicase RecG, whose product is MGPAAADHASRQFRPATPHSRIPASPDAQSPLDKPVQFVRGVGPHRARLLSKIGINTVGDLLEYFPFRHEHQRRPQSIDSLVLDANATVIGIVDSVRSNLTRHGGPSVTLRLSDGTGTVRVAWFNAPYLRDRFHRGQVLRIHGQVGEFEALAQFVNPTVEQLDPQADPKTWDFERVVPIYKATASLSTTHIARIVDNALKETLNSIDETLPETLRKRRQLIGRREAIWRMHRPDNPEQVIEARRRLAYDELFAMQLAIALQRRWTATGAKAPRLPVTPEIDQRIRRRFPFPLTAAQNRVIAEICADLARDRPMTRLLQGDVGSGKTVVALYAALTAIANKTQCAILAPTEVLAAQHFAGIERYLAGSRVERCLLTGNTPRSQRDRLLESVAKGTTNLVVGTQALLEKTVEFADLGLVIVDEQHKFGVSQRAIMRSKKTRSRHGAASLLPHYLVMTATPIPRTLSMTVFGDLDISTIDSSPPGRQPIHTKIVRPKEEAEAWLAVRHRIREGDQAYVVYPLVEESDELDLKAATAEVDRVARDLLPGSRVGLLHGRMKNAEKQTVMREFAAGRLDALVCTTVIEVGVDVPNATVMVVQHADRYGLAALHQLRGRVGRGSKASICLLMTDSPSQLANERLEILCRTTDGFRIAEEDLRLRGPGELLGTRQHGWPEFRVANLVEDTEILMQARDDAARLVREDPNLKNPLHARLKAELRRRFRDKVAFISVG